Proteins from a single region of Macaca thibetana thibetana isolate TM-01 chromosome 4, ASM2454274v1, whole genome shotgun sequence:
- the LOC126953343 gene encoding olfactory receptor 2H2-like, whose protein sequence is MIIICNDSHSDFILLGFSNKPHLEKILFWVIFIFYFLTLAGNMVIVLVSLKDPKLHIPMYFFLSNLSLLDLCFTSSCVPQMLINFWGPEKTISYIGCAIQLYVFLWLGATECVLLVVMAVDRYVAVCHPLQYTMIMHPKLCLQLAILAWGTGLAQSLIQSPATLLLPFCSHRMVDDVVCEVPALIQLSSTDTTYNEIQMSTASVILLVVPLIIILSSYGAIAKAVLRIKSTVGQKKAFGTCTSHLLVVSLFYGTVTGVYLQPKNHYSHEWGKFLTLFYTVVTPTLNPLIYTLRNKEVKGALIRLGRRTWDSQNN, encoded by the coding sequence ATGATTATAATTTGCAATGACAGCCACAGTGATTTCATCCTTCTGGGCTTCTCTAACAAGCCACATTTGGAGAAGATACTTTTttgggtcatttttattttttattttttgactcttgCAGGAAATATGGTCATAGTTCTTGTGTCCTTGAAGGATCCAAAACTCCACATCcctatgtatttctttctttccaacctTTCCTTGTTAGACCTATGTTTCACCAGCAGCTGTGTTCCACAGATGTTGATTAACTTCTGGGGCCCAGAAAAGACCATCAGCTACATTGGCTGTGCCATTCAACTCTATGTTTTTTTGTGGCTTGGGGCCACGGAATGTGTCCTTCTTGTTGTCATGGCTGTGGATCGTTATGTAGCAGTGTGTCATCCACTGCAATATACCATGATCATGCACCCAAAACTTTGTCTGCAGCTGGCTATCCTGGCATGGGGGACTGGCTTGGCCCAGTCTCTGATCCAGTCCCCTGCCACCCTCCTGTTACCCTTCTGCTCCCATCGGATGGTGGATGATGTCGTTTGTGAAGTCCCAGCTCTGATTCAGCTCTCCAGTACTGATACTACCTACAATGAAATTCAGATGTCTACAGCCAGTGTTATCCTCCTGGTGGTGCCCTTGATCATTATCCTTTCCTCTTACGGTGCTATTGCTAAGGCTGTGCTGAGGATTAAGTCAACTGTGGGACAGAAGAAAGCATTTGGCACCTGCACCTCTCACCTTCTTGTGGTTTCTCTCTTTTATGGCACTGTCACAGGTGTCTACCTTCAACCAAAAAATCACTATTCTCATGAATGGGGTAAATTTCTCACTCTTTTCTACACTGTGGTAACCCCAACTCTTAATCCCCTCATCTACACTCTAAGGAACAAGGAGGTAAAGGGAGCACTGATAAGATTGGGGAGGAGGACCTGGGATTCCCAGAATAACTAA